The Dictyoglomus sp. NZ13-RE01 sequence CACACTCTACTTTTTTACATGCTTCGGAAACACTAATTAGAATTTTTTCATATATTTCTTTATTAAACTTTCCAAGAGCAAAATAATCAAGAAATGCAATAGGTTTAGCCCCACAAGTAATTAAATCATTCACATTCATTGCTACCAAATCTTGTCCTATATTATCAAGCTTATTCCTTTGAATAGCTAATTTTAATTTAGTCCCTATACCATCAGTAGTTAAAAGTATTAAAGGATTCTTATAATCTTTCCAATTTATTTTCAATACAGATGAAAAACCATTCCAAATAGGTATCACAAAAGAGTTATATGTTTTTTCAAAATAAGGTTTCAAGTTTTTCAAACTTTTCTCAACCTGAGATATATGCACACCAGCTAAACTGTATGTAATTCTTTTTGGCATAGTTCTTTACTCACCACTTTTCTTCCAAAACATTCTCCACAATAACTTTTATTTGGCAATATACTTAATAGTCCCTCCATACTCAGGAAAGCCACAGAATCAAATCCTAAGAGTTTTGCAATTTCGTCTGGGGTATAATAATGGCTTATTAGCTCTCTTACATGAGGAATATCTACTCCATAATGGCAAGGATATATTATGGGGGGAGAAGAAAGTCTCAAATGGACCTCTTTTGCTCCTTCTTTACGGAACATTTCTGCCAATCTCTTAGCAGTGGTACCTCTTACTAACGAATCATCTACCAATATAACTCTCTTATTCTTAACTACATCTCCCATTATCAGAAGCTTAATTCTAACTGCACCTTCCCTCTGATCTTGTCTTGGTTGTATAAAAGTTCTTCCTACATAATGACTTCTCATTAGAGCCATTTCTAAAGGTATTCCACTAAATTCACTAAAACCAATAGCAGCTGGTATTCCAGAATCTGGCACAGGGACAACTATATCCGCAGGAACATAAGACTCCTTTGCAAGTATCCTTCCCATATCTTTCCTATAATTATAAACACTCTTTCCATTATACAAGCTATCAGGTCTGGAAAAATATATGAACTCAAAGAGACAAAACCTTGATTCACCTATTTTATAAACACTCTCTCTAATCTCTCCTTCACTACTTACAAATATTAAATCTCCCCTCTCTAACTCCTTTATACTTTTAACGGGAAGATTTTTAAATGCACATGTTTCAGAAGAAAAAAGTATACTTCCATCCTCTAAAACAGCCATAAACAATGGTCTAAAACCATTTGGATCCTTTACAGCCCAAATTCCCTCATTACTTGCTATCAAAAGTGCATAACTACCATCCACATGATTAAGAGCATTCATTAATCTTTCCTCTAAATTCTTTCCTTCCGCTCTTGCCATCAAGTGAAAAATAACCTCAGTATCTGAGGTACTTTGGAAGATAGCTCCCTCATTTTCAAGCTTTTTTCTCAAAAAATTGGCATTCGCTATATGTCCATTGTGTGCCAAAGCTAAAAAACCATACTTTGGTAAATTAACAATAAGAGGCTGAATATTATTAGGGTTTTGTTTTCCTGAAGTAGAATATCTCACATGTCCAATGGAAATTTTTCCTCTTAATTTTTTCAATATATCATTATTAAAAACATTACTTACCAAACCATAGTCCTTGTGAAAATTTGGCTCTGAAGATTTAAAACTTACTATACCAGCACTTTCTTGTCCTCTATGTTGTAAATTAAGCAATGCATTATATACCAAAAAACTGGATAAATTATATTTTGAAGGTGTAATAGCTCCAGCAATTCCACATTCCTCATAAATAGACATTTTTATTCCCCTCCTAAAATATCTTCAAGGGGTAAAGACAAATAGGGCTTTATTTGGAAATGATCCTTTGAAACTTTCCCTATCTTTACAGTTTTCAATTCATAGTCTTTTATTTTCATCTCAAATAAATCTTTCCTTTCTTCGGGAACCTCAACAACTATTATCCCACTTGCCTCCCCAAATAAAACTTCTTCTTCCTCCTTATCTATATTTAATTCTACATCAATTCCCTTTCTTCCCCAAATACACATTTCCAAAAGAGTATTTACCAATCCTCCTTCACTTAAGTCGTGGGCGGATAATACAATTTTTTCCTTTCTAATATCCTCCATAAAATTCTTTAACCTTCTCTCCCATATTAAATCCACATATGGAGGCTCCCCTGCAATCTGATTATAAGCAAATTTAAGATAATCACTTCCGTCTAATCTAAGCCAATTTAAATCACCAATTAAATACAAAAGATTGCCTTCTTTTTTAAGCCCGGGAGTAATTAAATATGATAAATCCTCCAGCACCCCCACCATACCTATTAAAGGAGTAGGAAATATTCTATTATCTCCTTGCCCATTGTAAAAACTCACATTTCCACTTACAATTGGGATCTCTAATATCCTTGAGGCAAGATTAATTCCTGAAATAACCTCTCTAAACTGGTAGAATACCTCAGGCTCATCTGGATCTCCAAAATTAAGACCATCAGTAATAGCAAGGGGTTTTCCTCCAACACATAAAATATTTCTACATGCTTCTGATACTGCATTCATTGCCCCAATTTTAGGATCCAAATAACAATATCTACCGTTACCATCGATTGTAACAGCTATTCCTTTATTTGTTCCTTTAATCCTTAATACTGCAGAATCTCCCATGCCAGGAGAAATTACTGTATTTGTTTGAATGGAATAATCATATTGAATATAAATTCCCTCTTTTATTTTGACTGAATCTATTAAATGCTTAATATAATCATACTTTTTATCTTCCTTTTTTAATAAAGTATTAATTTTTGGAGTCTCATAACCTTTAAAAGGTGGATCAAATTCAAGAGACTCTTTTGTTAGTAATTTTATTGGTAAATCCACTACTTTTTCCCCTTTAAAGTATGCTATAAATCTTTCCTCATCAATAACCTCACCGATTACCTCTGCATCCACATCCCACTTTTGACAAATTTCTTTTACTTTATTTAGTACATCCGGTCTAATTATAAATAACATTCTCTCTTGAGATTCCGATATTAAAATCTCTTCTGCGGTCATATCCTTTTCCCTTTGAGGAACTCTATCTAAATTTAATATTACCCCTGAATTTCCTCTACTTGCAGACTCGGAGACAGCACTTACAATTCCCGCAGCACCAAAATCTTGCACCCCAATTATTCCATCTTCTAAACTGCATATTTCTAAACTGGCTTCAATTAATAATTTACCCAAGAATGGATCTCCTACCTGAACAGAGGGTCTTTGAGTATGAACCTCTTCATCCAACTTTTCCGACGCAAAGCTTGCACCATGAATACCATCCCTTCCCGTTTTTGCCCCAACAAGGAGAAGTAAATTACCTTTTCCTTCTGCCTTACCTTTATATATCTTTCTATCAGGAGGAATCAATCCTACACACATAACGTTAACTAATGGATTAGAGCTATAACAATCTTCAAAATCAATTTCCCCTCCAACAACAGGAACTCCAATACAATTTCCATAAAAACTTATTCCAGATACAACACCATTAAATAGATAACGATTTCTAAGATTATCTTGAGGACCAAATCTCAACGAATCCAAAAGGGCAATAGGTCTTGCTCCTAAAGCTAAAATATCCCTAATTATACCTCCGACTCCTGTAGCAGCACCCTGAAAAGGCTCTACTGCAGAAGGATGATTATGACTCTCCACCTTAAAAGCTATTTTATAACCATCTCCAATATCTATAATTCCTGCATTTTCTCCAGGACCTTGATATACCCAATCGGATTTTGTAAGAAAATTCTTTAAGTATTTCCTTGAATGCTTATAACTACAATGTTCAGACCATATTACAGAAATAACTGACCATTCTACATCGTTAGGTTCTCTTCCTAAAATCTCAATGGCATGTTTTATTTCCTCTTCTTTTAATCCATGTATTCCCATTCTTTTCACCTCAATTTATAAGGGATAAAAATAATCTTAGTCCTGAATCACTCCCTAAAATTTTTTCAACTGCTCTTTCAGGATGAGGCATCATTCCCATAACATTTCCTCTTCTATTAACAATACCAGCAATATTATTCAAAGAACCATTTGGATTGCTTTTTTCATTTACCTCTCCATTTTCAGTACAATATCTTAACACTACCTGCCTATTCTTTTCTAACAATTCTAATTCTTTTTCTGGAATATAGTATCTTCCCTCTTTATGAGCTATTGGCAACTTGATAATTTCACCCTCTTCATATCTACTCAAAAACTTAACATTATTATTTTCCACCCTCAAATAAACAGGCTTACATATAAAAGTATTGGTATTATTAGGAAGCATAGCACCTGGAAGCAATCCCATCTCCAACAAAATTTGAAAACCGTTACATATTCCAAGTACTAATCCACCCTTTTCAGCAAAATCATAAACACTACTAATAATTGGAGAAAATTTGGCAATTGCTCCAGCTCTTAGATAATCCCCATAAGAAAATCCACCTGGAAGAATAACAGCAGAAACATTTTTTAGATCCTTTTCTTTATGCCACAAAAAAACTGGTTCTAAACCTGCAAGCTGTAGAGCCCAATAAGTATCAAGATCACAATTAGAGCCAGGGAATATAATAATTCCTACTCGCATTTCCCCTCTACCTCAATATAATAATCTTCTGTTACTGGATTTGCTAAAAATATTTCACTCATTCTTTTAACCTTTTCTCTAACTTCATTCTCATTTTCTGCTTCAATTTTCATTCTTAAAATTTTACCCATTCTGACTTCCTCAACCTCATTAAACCCAAGTGAATGTAAAGCATTGTTAATAGTTTTGCCCTGAGGATCAAGAATACCTTCTTTTAAGAATATTTCTAATTTAACCCACCATTTACTCATTTTACCCCTATCCTTTCGTAAATTTTATCTATATTTTTGAAATAATTATCCAAAGAAAAACACCTTTCGATCTCTTCTTTTGTTAATACTTCATTAATTCTACTATCATTCATTACTACATCCTTTAAGGATCTCTTCTCCTGAAGAGCCTCAAATGAATCTTCCTGAATAATAGAATAAGCTGTATCTCTCAACATCCCTTTCTCTGTTAGAGCAATCAATAGATTGGACGAATAAAAGATACCTTGACTAATTTCTAAATTCCTTTTAATGTTTTCTTCGTTAACTTTCAAATCCTTTAAAATATTAATCATTAAGTTTAAAATATAATCAACTAAAGAAGTAGCATCTGGAAAAATTATCCTTTCTGCGGAGGAGTGGCTAATATCTCTTTCATGCCACAAAGAAATATTTTCAAGAGATGTAATAAGATATCCTCTAATAACCCTTGCAAGTCCGCATATTCTTTCCGATAAAATAGGATTCCTTTTATGGGGCATAGCAGAAGACCCCTTTTGTTTTTCCCTAAATGGCTCTTCAAGCTCTGCCACTTCAGTTCTCTGAAGATGTCTTATCTCCTGAGCAAATCTTTCTAATGTGCTTGCTATCATAGCTAAACTGAATATAACTTCTGCATGTCTATCTCTCGGTACAATTTGAGTAGCTACAGGTTCAGGTCTCAAACCTAATATCTCACAAGCTTTTTCTTCAATCTCTGGACGGGTATGAGCTAATGTTCCAACAGCTCCTGAAAACTTACCATATCTAATATTTTCTTTTGCTTTCTTAAGTCTTTCTAAATCCCTTAATAACTCTGAATACCATCCTAAAAATTTAAAACCAAGCGTTATAGGTTCAGCATGCATACCATGAGTTCTGCCAACCATTGGAAGATATTTATACTTTATTGCTTTTTCCTTAACAACATCAATAAGTGTTTTTAAATCATTCTCAATATAATTCAGAGCGGACAAAACTTGCAGAGAAAATGCTGTATCCATTACATCAGAAGAGGTCAAACCTTGATGAATATATTCTGAACCCTTTCCTACGTAACTTGCTACATTAGTCAAAAAAGCTATCATCTCATGGTTATTTTCTTTCTCTATTTCTTTTATCTCATCCACATTGAATTTTGCTCTTGATTCTATCTCCTTAACTAAATCCTCGGATATTTCCCCATAATAAGCTCTTGCTTTCAAAAAAGCCATCTCAACATCTAACCACAACTTATATCTATTCTCATCGGACCAAATTAACTTAAACTCTTTTCTGCAATATCTATCTAACAACTCATACACCCCTTATAAAAAATTAAAAATAGAAACACACATTTATTATGTAACATAATTTTAACAAAAATATCCTAATTTAAAGTTTAAACTTTTTTTAAACACGAGGAATTTTTACAGCGATTTTAAGTATAATATAAGTCAGGAGGTGATAGAAAATGGAAATTATTTTTGAGAAAGAGATCAATGGCGTAAAGATTAAAGTGATTCAAGGAGATATAACACAAGAGAATACTGAAGCAATTGTAAATCCAGCCAACAACTATTTAAAGCATGGAGGAGGTGTTGCAGGAGCTATTGTAAGAGCTGGTGGAGATGTCATCCAAAAGGAAAGTGATGAATATGTTCAAAAATTTGGTCCTCTACCTACAGGAGAGGCAACGATTACTTCTGCGGGTAACTTAAAAGCAAAGTATGTCATCCATACTGTAGGTCCAAGATGGGGAGAGGGAGATGAATATAAAAAGTTGCAAAAGGCAGTTCAAAGCACTTTAAAGTTAGCAGTTGAAAAAGATATAAAAACTATAAGTATCCCTGCTATAAGTTGCGGTATATTTGGATTTCCACCGGATTTAGGGACAAAAATCATCGTAGAAACCATCGTTAATTTTATAAAAAATGAAAAACATTCCTTCAAAGAAATACATCTTATTGGCTTAGGTGAAGATATTCCAAATCTATTTGCTAAAAATCTAAATTCTATTACTGAAAATTAGCACTAAAAAATATATTCCGAATCCTAAGAGGAAAAAGGAAGCAAAATAAAGAATATAGTTATATATTTTTCTCCAAAAGGGAAGGGATAGTCCTTGCCCTATAAATCCTATAAACATATACCAAACATAATCAGAAAGAATGTGCCCAATATAAAAACTTAGGACTCCAAATACTAAGTAGTTTTTTGCTTGTGCAATAAAAGAAACCCCAATTGTAAGCCACCAAAGAAGCCAATAGGGATTTGCCAATGAAGTTAAAGCACCTGCCAAGATCAGAGATGGATTAAAAGAATAATTTATAGGGTTAGAATTTATAGAAATTTCTATTCTCTTCTTTATTAAGCTCGTGAATAAAGAGAGACTCATGTATATCAAAAAAAGACTTCCAAAAAAACTAAAAGATTTTATAAAAACTGGAGTTTTCAAAATACTTTGAACTCCTAAAAGAAGTAAAATTACAAGAATACCTTCAAGGATAGCATGACCCGTTATTATTTCTAAAGACCTTTTCCATCCACCTATACTACTTTGAGCAAGAACTAAAGTCATTAAAGGACCTGGAGCTGAAGCTCCAGAAAAACCCACCAAAAAACTTGTAATAAATAAGCTTAAAATAAACATTTAATCTGCACCTCCTCCGCCTCCTCCACCGCCTCCACCTCCTCCACCTGATGAACCGGAAGAGGTAGAAGACGCCACACTACTTGTGAAAGCATCACTAAAAGATGCTAAAGAAGAATTAAAACTTTCAAAGGAATCAGCTAAATCTACCATATAACCAGAAATTCCTGGTGTAAACCATTGTATATCATTAACAGGAACTTCTAACATCTTCATAGCCTTTAAAACTTCCTTTGCAACTCCTAATACAGTTCCATAAACCAAATATTTCTCCCACATAATTAAGGATTCTGGAGGATGCTTGGAGATAAGAGAAAAGTCTTTTAAAAACCTTTTAAAGGCTTTCCATTTCAATGCAAGAAGTTTTCCCTCAGGAGAATATCTTTTTACAGGTTTTCTAAAAATAATATTTAGAAATACATTTATACTAAGAACAACAATTAAGGCAATTGCATAAGGTAATATATCTTTTAAATTTTTAGAGAAGATGAATAAAAAGACGAAAGTTAGAAACTCTAAGAGAATCCAAACAAACAACCAAATGTTTAATATTTTTAACCCTTCTGTAAGAATCCACCTATTTTTATCATATACATAATACTTTACCAATTTATCGAAATTACTCTTGAAAGATTGCAAATTCTTATTCTTAAGTTCAGATATGTAAAACTCACTACCAAATTCTCCAAATTGCAACAATAACTCTTTCAAATCTTCACTTAGCTCATTTTCCATCTTCTTTCCTGTCAAAACAATCTTATAATCTTTGTGTTTTCTTCCTAAAAATCCCTCCTTTATTTCCTCTACTATTTTTAAATATCCTCTTCTTGCAAGCTCCAAAGTAGATGCAACAATTGAATCAGGTAAAGTACTATCAGATTGATTAATAAGCATATCAACCCAAGCAGGAGGAATATCTGCAGGTGGTTCATGCTCATATTCACCTTGATAATCTACCCTTGGCTCTCTTCCATATTTAAAGTAAGTTCTTAAAGGAGCATAAATTCCCAAAAACAAGAATATAATTATTAGAATTACTAATGTGCCTTTTAATATATCAATCCAAAATCTTTTTCTCTCCTCTTCCCTCCTCCAATTTTCCTCCTCCTTTAATATCTTTTCACGCCCATTCTCTAATATTAAGTTGACCTTACTTTCATCAAGGTTTGTTAGATAGTATCTTGGAAATACTAATCTTACCTCCACCCATTGTTTTTCTGGAATATTTCCTGCATAAGCTAAAATCTTTTTATAATCCTTACTGATCCCAATTTTGCCGTCAATCTTTGGATGAAGAAAATATGAAACTTCATTAATATTTTCTATCTCCTTAGGTAGAGAAACTTCTACCCAGAGCGCAGGAAGCTTTTTTTCCCAATCCCCTCCCCATACTTTCCAATAAAACTCCGCCACATCATTATATACATTTAATCCCTTTATGAGTTTATAATGAACTCTAAAGGTTTTATTAGTATCACTTGCTCTATAAAACCATGTAATTTTGTAACCTTCTGAGGTTCTTGTAAAATTAAAGGTATTTGGAATTCTTTCTTGTGTCTCACGATGATAAGTATAATCCTTTTCTACTCCATTTATAACTTCTTTTACAGAAGCATCCTTTATATCCCAATTTCCATAAGGAATATTTATCCAGGCTCGAGAGTATGATCCAGAAAACCAATAGGATAATTCATTTACAACATCTATCTCCCCATTAGGTTTTATATCATAATATACCTTTGCAAAGTTGAATCCATAATCCTTCGCGTATATTGGTGAGAAGAGTATAAACAAAAATATTAGGAGAAAAATAATCTTTTTCATATTAATTCTCCCAAAAATTTTTAAATGATTATACCATAAATAATTTAATTGATATATAATTAAAGCTATGAAGATACAAGTAATAGACCATAAAATTATAAGAGTTTATTTTCCAGAAAGTGAAAAAGAGAAAAATTCCTTTGCAGTTGAAAAAACCGAACCTATAAACTATTCTATCGAGGAAGCTAATGAAGAAAGCATAATTTTAACAAACAGTCTTAAAATTAAAATAAACAAGAAAAAGAATACATTAAAAATCTATGACCACGACAATAATTTGATACTCTCAGATTATGAAGACTTAGGTTATAAAAAGATAGATAATAAAATTTTCTGTTATAAGGAAATTAGAGATGAAATAGCTTTTTTAGGCTTTGGGGAAAGAACAGGAAGCTTAAATAAGAAAGGTAAAAGATTAATAAATTGGAATACTGACGAACCTCATCACTCACCTAAGGCGGATCCTCTCTATCAATCCCATCCCTTTTTTATTGCCTATAGTCCTACACGAAGCTATGGATTATTCTTTGATCATACAAATTTAAGTTATTTTGATATGGGAAATGAAAATGAGAAGTACTGGTATTTTGCAAGCGAGGGAGAAGAATTAGACTATTATTTTATTTATGGACCAACTCCTAAAGAGGTAATAGAAGGATATACAAAACTTACCGGAAGATATTATATGCCACCCATATGGGCTTTAGGTTTTCAACAATCGAGATGGAGCTATGAAAGTGAGGAAAAAGTAATAAATATAGCGAAGACTTTTAGAAAGAAAAATATTCCATGTGATGTTATCTATCTTGATATAGATTATATGGATGGATATAGAGTATTCACCGTAAATAAAAAGAAATTTCCAAACTTTGAAAAGATGGTAAAGGATTTAAAAGAGGAAGGGTTTAAAATACTTTTAATTGTTGATCCTGGGATTAAAAAAGACGAAAGCTATGAGGTTTATAAAGAAGGAATAGAGAAAGGATACTTTTGTAAAAGAAATAAAGATGTGTATATAGGGTATGTGTGGCCAGGAAAATGTGCATTTCCTGATTTTATTAGAAAAGATGTTAGATCTTGGTGGGGTGAAAAACTGAAAAAATTAATTAATCTTGAAATTAGTGGTATTTGGAATGATATGAATGAACCCTCTTCTCTTTCTAAAATTGAGTACTATCTAATGAGATTACTTTTTTATTTCTTAAAACTAAAAGAACCTCCCTCTCTACCTAAACCTTCAGAATTCAACGCTAAAATTAAAGAGATAAAGAGAAAAACTCTACCCTCAGATGTCTTACATGGAGAAAATCAAGAATTTACTCATGCTGATATTCACAATGCTTATGGGCTTCTAATGACAAAGGCAAGTTTCGAAGGATGGAAAAAGTATAGTGATAAGAGACCTCTTATTGTTTCAAGAGCAGGATTCTCTGGAATTCAAAAATATTCTGCGGTATGGACAGGAGATAATAAAAGCAGTTGGGAACACCTATATATGAGTATCCCTATGCTACAAAATTTATCTTTATCTGGAGTTCCCTTTGTAGGAGCAGATGTGGGTGGCTTTTGGAGAGATTGTACCCCAGAACTTTTTATAAGATGGATACAGCTTGGAGTATTCTATCCCTTCTTTAGAGTACATACCGCCATGAACACAAAACCCCAAGAGCCTTGGAGCTTTGGGGAAAATGTAGAAAAAATAGCCAAAAAATATATTATTTTGAGATATAAACTTATCCCATATATCTACTCTCTTTTTTATGAAGCAAAGGAAAAAGGAATTCCCCCTTTAAGGAGTCTCTTTTTGGAATTTCCAGAGGATATAAATGCAATAAAGCATGAGGATGAATTTATGCTTGGACCTAATCTACTGATCGCTCCCATTTATAAAGAAGGTGAGAAAGAAAGAGATGTATATTTTCCTTCTGGATTTTGGTATGACTTTTATTCATATAAAGAATATAGAGGACCAGGGATTTATAAAGTTTATGCAGATTTAGATACTATTCCAATCTTTGTTAGAGAGGGAAGTATTATTCCTATGTGGGAAGAGCAAAATTATGTAGGCGAGAAAAAACAAAACTTTTTAGAATTGAAAATCTTTCCTGGAAGTGGAGAATTTCTTTATTACGAAGATGATGGTGAAACATGGAACTATGAGAAAGGAGAATTTAACCTTATAAAATTTTCATGCTTTTTAGAAGAAGGTGAGAAATATTTAAAGATTGAATATCTACATAAAGGATATTTAGGAGGTAGGGAAAAATTTATTGTATATGATATTAAAGGCAATAAATGGGAATTTAATGAAGGAGGAGAAATTTATGCTTGTATTGGGACATAGAGGAAATTCGTATAATCCTGAGAACACTTTAAAGGCTTTTAAATCCTCAATAGAAATGGGAGCAGATGGAGTAGAGTTAGATGTACAGAAAACTGCAGACGGAGTTTTAATAGTATCTCATGACGAGAATTTAAAGAGACTAACAGGAATAGATATAAATGTTAGAAGGACTGAATTTAGTAAGTTAAAAAATGTAACTATAAATGGAGAACCTATTGCAACCTTAAAAGATGCCTTAGAATTAATAAAATCTCATGATAAATTTGTAGATATTGAGGTAAAAAATCCCAAGGATTTTCAGGATGTAATAGATCTTGTAAAAGAAATTAAATTAAAGGATTTTATTATCTCTTCCTTTTGGCACAATGGGGTTTTTGAATATAAAAAACTATATCCAGAAATTAAATTTGCCTATCTTTATGCTCATTCCCCAAGAGATCTTTCCGTTTATGTTAAGGAAGTAGATTATCTAAAACCACATTTTTACTATATTAATGAAGATTATGCTCCTTATAGGGATAGAACTATTGCATGGACTGTAGACGATGAAGAAAAAATAAAGGAAATTTTAGATTTTAAAATTTTTGCCATAATATCAAATTTTCCTGATAGGGTTATA is a genomic window containing:
- a CDS encoding glycerophosphodiester phosphodiesterase → MLVLGHRGNSYNPENTLKAFKSSIEMGADGVELDVQKTADGVLIVSHDENLKRLTGIDINVRRTEFSKLKNVTINGEPIATLKDALELIKSHDKFVDIEVKNPKDFQDVIDLVKEIKLKDFIISSFWHNGVFEYKKLYPEIKFAYLYAHSPRDLSVYVKEVDYLKPHFYYINEDYAPYRDRTIAWTVDDEEKIKEILDFKIFAIISNFPDRVIKIMKGGKEMYSNPYLSYFLQMIDKKSMVQKENHISFEAINYMIPLRIENLSMDDGEIKLNKDLPFNWGLGDRVRFEINIKGENPKVNIKVREVGELSFSLKEILKLL